A window of the Chanodichthys erythropterus isolate Z2021 chromosome 21, ASM2448905v1, whole genome shotgun sequence genome harbors these coding sequences:
- the obi1 gene encoding ORC ubiquitin ligase 1 — MAQSFQNVTLSLTLPISCQICLGKVRQPVICCNNHVFCSNCIKVWLEKSSQCPTCRVAITPENPCREIIGATTDSESNESCSVKRRLRKTRGELLLREYEDEIETLLKENEDLKSKNLSLEMQLKTALEPSMILVPQSETSTVDLSALEESANKLRAANDLYRKVKQDLERLKEANKTLRSQNFDLIQENMRLKAEVDSRSPQKFGRYTVAALEAKIHQYERDVAQLKRALERSDKYIEELEAQKQRDGPKSEEGVCSNAASGGTQNGGIERIALMRRSLSEMEETSVCTDLDRKCSELPNNHGRLLTTSDVCFPGGTLTPQKDDLKDVAVPSTPSSALRSLSLKSPAVCSDRKLGLKPLTYLRRLSFDDCQGPASSSSINLSPSSFQGNKRTPFSQKTTVNSDREVLCGGWMDCGPELPRLDENREKFKRSEAPLGNSEACMDAAYLDKISELDSMMAEGESSSSQVSHFPLASSSSSSSSSSSHSQDFDATQIPELDFCSNLLADPGTAREHQSTSLTQETTHCEAASASEEEASIVEFSDRAGVMVVNPSQPTKRKCPTGLSISSPSKLSKLK, encoded by the exons ATGGCGCAAAGTTTTCAAAACGTCACTCTTTCCTTGACTTTACCGATTTCCTGCCAGATTTGCCTCGGAAAG GTGCGTCAGCCGGTCATTTGTTGCAACAACCATGTGTTCTGCTCCAACTGCATCAAAGTTTGGCTGGAGAAGAGCAGTCAGTGTCCCACCTGTAGAGTGGCCATCACTCCAGAAAACCCCTGTAGAGAAATCATTG GAGCCACAACTGACAGTGAATCCAATGAGAGCTGTTCTGTGAAGAGACGCCTCCGAAAGACTCGAGGGGAGCTGCTTTTGCGAGAATATGAG GATGAAATCGAAACCCTCTTGAAAGAGAACGAGGACCTGAAAAGCAAAAACCTGAGCCTTGAGATGCAACTTAAGACGGCTCTGGAACCGAGCATGATCTTGGTTCCTCAGAGTGAAACCAGTACTGTTGACCTGAGTGCTCTGGAGGAGTCGGCCAATAAGCTGAGAGCTGCCAATGACCTCTACAGGAAGGTCAAACAGGACCTCGAAAGGCTGAAGGAA GCTAACAAGACACTCCGGTCCCAAAACTTTGACCTAATCCAGGAAAATATGCGCTTGAAAGCTGAAGTGGACAGCAGATCTCCTCAAAA GTTTGGCAGGTATACAGTCGCAGCTCTCGAGGCTAAAATTCATCAGTATGAGCGGGACGTGGCCCAATTGAAAAGAGCTCTGGAGCGCAGCGATAAATACATAGAAGAGCTTGAAGCCCAGAAACAGAGGGATGGCCCTAAGTCTGAAGAAGGTGTTTGTTCAAACGCTGCCTCTGGAGGGACTCAAAACGGAGGGATTGAAAGAATCGCCCTGATGCGAAGGAGCCTGAGTGAAATGGAGGAAACTTCTGTTTGTACAGACCTGGACCGAAAGTGTTCAGAGCTTCCCAACAACCACGGGCGCCTCCTGACAACATCTGATGTGTGTTTTCCAGGAGGGACCTTGACTCCACAGAAGGATGACCTCAAAGATGTTGCGGTTCCCTCTACACCCTCCTCGGCTCTTAGATCTCTGAGCTTGAAGAGTCCTGCAGTTTGTAGTGACCGAAAGTTAGGTCTCAAACCTCTCACTTACCTGAGAAGACTGAGTTTTGATGATTGCCAGGGTCCAGCCAGCTCATCCTCAATCAACCTAAGCCCAAGCTCCTTCCAAGGCAACAAACGCACTCCTTTCAGTCAGAAGACCACTGTGAATTCAGACAGAGAGGTCTTGTGTGGAGGCTGGATGGACTGCGGACCTGAGCTGCCCCGTCTGGATGAAAACAGAGAGAAGTTCAAGCGGTCCGAGGCCCCTCTGGGCAACAGTGAGGCTTGTATGGATGCAGCGTACCTGGACAAGATCTCTGAGCTGGACTCTATGATGGCTGAGGGTGAGAGCTCCAGCAGTCAGGTCTCTCACTTTCCCCtggcatcatcatcatcatcatcatcctcatcatcatcacactCTCAAGACTTTGATGCCACCCAAATACCAGAACTGGATTTCTGTAGCAACCTCTTGGCTGATCCTGGAACAGCAAGAGAGCACCAAAGCACATCTTTGACACAGGAGACCACCCATTGCGAGGCAGCTTCGGCTTCTGAGGAGGAAGCTTCAATTGTTGAGTTCAGTGACAGAGCTGGGGTTATGGTGGTAAATCCCAGCCAGCCCACCAAACGCAAATGTCCCACAGGATTGTCCATCTCCAGCCCCTCCAAACTCTCAAAACTGAAGTAG